From the genome of Pelomonas sp. SE-A7, one region includes:
- the smc gene encoding chromosome segregation protein SMC, giving the protein MRLNSIKLSGFKSFADPTNFQLPGQLVGVVGPNGCGKSNIMDAVRWVLGESKASELRGESMQDVIFNGSGNRKPASRASVELVFSNEDARAGGQWNQFTEIAVKRVLTRDGTSSYFINNQPVRRRDVQDVFLGTGLGPRAYAIIGQGTISRIIESKPEELRMFLEEAAGVSKYKERRRETENRLKDTRENLTRVEDILRELNNNLDKLERQAEVAASYRSLQDQGTLKLHQLWFLKHRDAAGEEARVKTAQLEAVNALEARTAELRHVEAELETVRQAHYAAGDELHASQGRFAEAQLEVSRLEERIRYVVEGRNRVEQRLAELNAQNEQWQQRCAEANDELESIAAQIAMAEEQSEVLAAQAEEQSLNLPNSEDLLRAAQGRANEQRVHVTQVQQQIQVLAADSRNIDEQSRTLRTRRERLATERAGLAVPDQDKLAELKAQSEAADEQRELMDARLHELSEQVPALDEARAAAQLDANSQIARQSELSARLEALRALQEKVQTEGKLKPWLAKHGLEGLAGLWTKLHIETGWENALEAALRERMGALEVGRLDIVRAFAADAPPARLAFYSPPQPGIVNTHQTLPRLSELLRLNDGGLKALLNDWLEGVYTAATLDEALAARDKLTHGEVIMTREGHAVSQFAVAFYAPDSEQAGLLARAQEIENLERELRAQGLITEDARSRVVRADAAYTEASQRLAGVRREASEAQTRAHQLHVELLRLSQQAEAASTRRTQLEEELAEIDAQAEELQERRMTGEARFEELDLQLANTQEKHAELEEGVINAERKLGEAREQLRALERRSQEAQFSARALASRRGELQRSIETAQAQVQQNQASSESLQTELTTLNDAAAQAGLQDALALKLEREQALAAVRSNYDDLSLRLRKADEQRLEFERSLDPLRERITKLQLEEQAAMLGGAQYMEQLTAANVNLEELAKTIEEGAVKLYGLQGEIDRINREIAALGAVNLAALDELTAARERKTFLDAQNADLTSAMKTLEDAIHKIDLETRDLLGTTFNQVNEHFGRMFPSLFGGGQARLMMTGDEILDAGVQVMAQPPGKKNSTIHLLSGGEKALTAIALVFAIFQLNPAPFCLLDEVDAPLDDANTERYAKLVSEMSAVTQFLFISHNKIAMEMARQLIGVTMQEQGVSRIVAVDMEAALSMAEA; this is encoded by the coding sequence ATGCGCCTGAACTCGATCAAGCTCTCGGGCTTCAAGTCCTTTGCCGACCCGACCAATTTCCAGCTGCCGGGTCAGCTGGTCGGCGTGGTCGGACCGAACGGCTGCGGCAAGTCCAACATCATGGACGCCGTGCGCTGGGTGCTGGGCGAGAGCAAGGCCAGCGAGCTGCGCGGCGAGTCCATGCAGGACGTGATCTTCAACGGCTCGGGCAACCGCAAGCCGGCCAGCCGCGCCAGCGTGGAGCTGGTGTTCAGCAATGAAGACGCCCGGGCCGGCGGCCAGTGGAACCAGTTCACCGAGATCGCGGTCAAGCGCGTGCTGACCCGCGACGGCACCTCCAGCTACTTCATCAACAACCAGCCGGTGCGGCGCCGCGACGTGCAGGACGTGTTCCTTGGCACCGGCCTGGGTCCACGCGCCTACGCCATCATCGGCCAGGGCACGATCAGCCGCATCATCGAATCCAAGCCTGAGGAACTGCGCATGTTCCTCGAGGAGGCCGCCGGGGTCTCCAAGTACAAGGAACGCCGCCGCGAGACCGAGAACCGGCTCAAGGACACGCGCGAGAACCTGACCCGGGTCGAGGACATCCTGCGCGAGCTGAACAACAACCTCGACAAGCTGGAGCGCCAGGCCGAGGTCGCCGCCAGCTACCGTTCGCTGCAGGACCAGGGCACGCTCAAGCTGCACCAGCTGTGGTTCCTCAAGCACCGCGATGCCGCGGGCGAGGAAGCGCGCGTCAAGACGGCCCAGCTGGAAGCGGTCAATGCGCTGGAGGCCCGCACGGCCGAGCTGCGCCATGTCGAGGCCGAGCTGGAGACGGTGCGCCAGGCCCATTACGCCGCCGGCGACGAGCTGCATGCCTCGCAGGGGCGCTTCGCTGAAGCCCAGCTGGAAGTGAGCCGGCTGGAGGAACGCATCCGCTACGTGGTCGAGGGCCGCAACCGCGTCGAGCAACGCCTGGCCGAGCTGAATGCCCAGAACGAGCAATGGCAGCAGCGCTGCGCCGAGGCGAACGACGAGCTGGAAAGCATCGCCGCCCAGATCGCCATGGCCGAGGAGCAGAGCGAGGTCCTCGCCGCCCAGGCCGAGGAGCAGTCGCTCAACCTGCCGAACAGCGAAGACCTGCTGCGTGCCGCCCAGGGCCGCGCCAACGAGCAGCGGGTCCACGTGACGCAAGTCCAGCAGCAGATCCAGGTGCTGGCCGCCGACAGCCGCAACATCGACGAACAGTCGCGCACCTTGCGCACCCGCCGCGAGCGCCTTGCGACCGAGCGTGCCGGCCTGGCCGTGCCCGACCAGGACAAGCTGGCCGAACTCAAGGCCCAGAGCGAAGCCGCCGACGAACAGCGCGAGCTGATGGATGCCCGTCTGCATGAGCTGTCCGAGCAGGTGCCGGCGCTGGACGAGGCCCGTGCCGCTGCGCAGCTTGACGCCAACAGCCAGATCGCCCGCCAGTCCGAGCTTTCGGCCCGCCTCGAAGCGCTGCGCGCGCTGCAGGAAAAGGTCCAGACCGAGGGCAAGCTCAAGCCCTGGCTGGCCAAGCATGGGCTCGAAGGCCTGGCCGGCCTGTGGACCAAGCTGCATATCGAGACCGGCTGGGAGAACGCCCTCGAAGCCGCGCTGCGCGAGCGCATGGGAGCGCTGGAAGTCGGCCGCCTGGACATAGTCCGCGCCTTCGCGGCCGATGCGCCGCCGGCCCGCCTGGCCTTCTATTCGCCGCCGCAACCCGGCATCGTCAACACCCACCAGACGCTGCCGCGCCTCTCCGAGTTGCTGCGCCTGAACGACGGCGGCCTGAAAGCGCTGCTGAACGACTGGCTGGAAGGCGTCTACACCGCCGCCACGCTGGACGAGGCCCTGGCCGCCCGCGACAAGCTGACCCACGGCGAGGTCATCATGACCCGCGAGGGCCATGCGGTCAGCCAGTTCGCCGTGGCCTTCTATGCGCCCGATTCCGAGCAGGCCGGCCTGCTGGCCCGCGCCCAGGAGATCGAGAACCTGGAGCGCGAGCTGCGCGCCCAGGGCCTGATCACCGAAGACGCCCGCAGCCGCGTGGTCCGCGCCGACGCCGCCTACACCGAAGCAAGCCAGCGCCTGGCCGGCGTGCGCCGCGAGGCCAGCGAGGCCCAGACCCGCGCCCATCAGCTGCATGTGGAATTGCTGCGCCTGAGCCAGCAGGCCGAAGCCGCCAGCACGCGCCGCACCCAGCTCGAAGAGGAGCTGGCCGAGATCGATGCCCAGGCCGAGGAGCTGCAGGAGCGCCGCATGACCGGCGAAGCCCGATTCGAGGAACTGGACCTGCAGCTGGCCAACACGCAAGAGAAGCACGCCGAGCTGGAAGAGGGCGTGATCAATGCCGAGCGCAAGCTGGGCGAAGCTCGCGAACAGCTGCGCGCGCTGGAGCGCCGTTCGCAGGAGGCGCAGTTCAGCGCCCGTGCCCTGGCCTCGCGCCGCGGCGAGCTGCAGCGCTCCATCGAAACCGCCCAGGCCCAGGTCCAGCAGAACCAGGCCTCCAGCGAAAGCCTGCAGACCGAGCTCACCACGCTGAACGATGCCGCCGCGCAAGCCGGCCTGCAGGACGCGCTAGCGCTGAAGCTGGAGCGCGAACAGGCCCTGGCCGCGGTCCGCAGCAATTACGACGACCTCAGCCTGCGCCTGCGCAAGGCCGACGAGCAGCGCCTGGAATTCGAGCGCAGCCTGGACCCGCTGCGCGAGCGCATCACCAAGCTGCAGCTGGAAGAGCAGGCCGCCATGCTGGGCGGCGCCCAGTACATGGAGCAGCTGACCGCAGCCAACGTCAATCTCGAGGAGCTCGCCAAGACCATCGAAGAAGGCGCGGTCAAGCTCTACGGCCTGCAGGGCGAGATCGACCGCATCAACCGCGAGATCGCGGCGCTGGGTGCGGTCAACCTGGCCGCACTGGACGAGCTGACCGCGGCCCGCGAACGCAAGACCTTCCTCGATGCGCAGAACGCCGACCTGACCTCGGCCATGAAGACGCTGGAGGATGCGATCCACAAGATCGACCTGGAGACCCGCGACCTGCTGGGCACGACCTTCAACCAGGTCAACGAGCATTTCGGCCGCATGTTCCCCAGCCTGTTCGGCGGCGGCCAGGCCAGGCTGATGATGACCGGCGACGAGATCCTCGACGCCGGCGTGCAGGTGATGGCGCAGCCGCCCGGCAAGAAGAACTCGACCATCCACCTGCTCTCGGGCGGCGAGAAGGCGCTCACCGCCATCGCCCTGGTGTTCGCGATCTTCCAGCTCAACCCGGCGCCGTTCTGCCTGCTGGACGAGGTGGATGCGCCGCTGGACGACGCCAATACCGAGCGCTATGCCAAGCTGGTGTCGGAGATGAGCGCCGTCACCCAGTTCCTCTTCATCTCGCACAACAAGATCGCAATGGAAATGGCCAGACAGCTGATAGGCGTGACCATGCAGGAGCAGGGCGTCTCGCGCATCGTCGCGGTGGATATGGAAGCCGCACTCAGCATGGCTGAAGCATGA